A single Arcobacter sp. FWKO B DNA region contains:
- a CDS encoding flagellin: MQIGNNVNQYLNPYTEQNKSLQKIATALKINQASDNPSSMMISDALRTQASGYTQALQNANSAVASIQIADKAVSEQSNILDNVREKLIQASTATTSQEGREAILKDIQGLMQNFDDIASSTNYNGQNLLQSSSTDNSATSLETFQLGNTSQDVVTTSEVQSNSLGVGLSGLLTQDGGSFSADVARGFLSQVDNAMDTLNNYRGEFGSTQNQLESSGRNLIQQQVQTQIAQSQLSGADIAQEVSNFNKLNVLSHAGAYAQSQFNVTQHTVLRLLT; encoded by the coding sequence ATGCAAATAGGTAACAATGTAAATCAGTATCTAAATCCTTATACTGAACAAAATAAGTCGCTACAAAAAATAGCTACTGCTTTAAAAATAAATCAGGCATCTGATAATCCATCTTCAATGATGATTTCTGATGCTTTAAGAACACAAGCAAGTGGTTATACTCAAGCGCTTCAAAATGCAAATAGTGCGGTTGCATCAATACAAATCGCCGATAAAGCAGTTTCAGAACAGTCAAATATATTAGATAATGTTAGAGAAAAACTTATTCAAGCTTCAACCGCTACAACATCCCAAGAAGGAAGAGAAGCTATACTAAAAGATATACAGGGCTTAATGCAGAACTTTGATGATATAGCAAGTAGTACTAATTATAACGGTCAGAATTTATTACAAAGTAGTTCAACTGATAATTCAGCTACTTCACTTGAAACTTTTCAGCTTGGAAATACATCACAAGATGTGGTAACTACTTCAGAAGTTCAGTCAAATTCTCTTGGAGTTGGACTTAGTGGATTGCTTACCCAAGATGGTGGTAGTTTTAGTGCAGATGTTGCTCGTGGATTTTTATCACAAGTGGATAATGCAATGGATACACTCAATAATTATAGAGGAGAATTTGGATCTACTCAAAATCAACTTGAAAGTTCTGGTAGAAATTTGATTCAACAGCAAGTCCAAACCCAAATAGCGCAATCACAGCTAAGTGGAGCTGATATTGCACAAGAAGTATCAAATTTCAATAAGTTAAATGTCCTTTCTCATGCTGGAGCTTATGCCCAATCACAATTTAATGTGACTCAACATACAGTTCTTAGACTTCTTACTTAA
- a CDS encoding type VI secretion system Vgr family protein — protein MTHKLTNFLKNKPIPQRINARIKFIGLDDSISGVGESDFSVYKLEGYSSVDSYYKFNILMVSDYDLVIEDIVDLECCVRVRDEINSLNKKEIYGRVFKIKEYSVVGSKRVYEVVLVSPLHYLSLNKRYEIYMDKSVKDIISIILGRYKALLGIDLVLKVDNLKYPIRHYTTQYAQSDYEFIKMLCEEEGLVLLSDYSSNNPYGLVLCELNEHAVSCEGIEASFFASKKFALSNYSEDFYDYLKPSVDMQTTHGKNLEFDTYKDNSNTKQLRHDLQYEILRDRLELYDGSNAKDLKRYNEIDAQRGYSSSIKVDGVSYELSMRDGISVVLNDTKLLQEKEVIILSVEYQGFFPNALDEYKEDDKDKTQYFVQFSSIVKDHIYRPYKTITKPRISSVQTAIVSKGDNNTKDSANEIDVNHLGEIRVIMHFDYNRPTSCYIPLSNIYSGDNYGARFLPRVNSEVIVSYINGDIDRPIIIGSLHNGENKIPYPLPQTKTQSYIKTQTTPQYQDKEGYNEILFEDKPNNEQLNLRAQKDHSVLVLNNSNETIQNNKTKFVQNNEKNTIKGNQTTHIHKNKSETINIASDLTIGAGYQVSVGAGKNESVGGSSTEQVGVIKHTTVGQRYEIKVGNSSIVMTSDGKIIIQGSQVAVIGSKHVEIKSELVDIN, from the coding sequence ATGACCCATAAACTAACCAACTTCCTAAAAAACAAACCAATCCCCCAACGCATAAACGCAAGAATAAAATTCATAGGCTTAGATGACTCTATTTCTGGAGTTGGAGAAAGTGATTTTAGTGTGTATAAGTTAGAAGGATACAGTAGTGTAGATAGTTATTATAAGTTTAATATATTAATGGTTAGTGATTATGATTTGGTTATTGAGGATATTGTTGATTTGGAGTGTTGTGTTAGGGTAAGGGATGAGATTAATAGTTTAAATAAAAAAGAGATATATGGTAGAGTATTTAAGATTAAAGAATATAGTGTTGTAGGGAGTAAAAGAGTTTATGAGGTAGTACTTGTTTCACCATTACATTATCTTAGTTTAAATAAACGATATGAGATATATATGGATAAGAGTGTAAAAGATATTATTAGTATAATACTTGGAAGATACAAAGCATTACTTGGTATTGATTTGGTTTTAAAAGTAGATAATCTAAAATATCCTATAAGACACTATACTACTCAATATGCTCAAAGTGATTATGAGTTTATTAAGATGCTTTGTGAAGAAGAAGGGTTAGTTCTTCTTAGTGATTATAGTTCAAACAATCCTTATGGTTTGGTATTATGTGAGTTAAATGAACATGCAGTATCTTGTGAGGGTATTGAAGCTAGTTTCTTTGCTTCTAAGAAGTTTGCCCTATCAAACTATAGTGAAGACTTCTATGACTATTTAAAACCCTCTGTAGATATGCAAACAACTCATGGTAAAAACTTAGAGTTTGATACATATAAAGACAACTCCAATACTAAACAACTAAGACATGATTTACAATATGAGATATTAAGAGATAGATTAGAGCTATATGATGGCTCTAATGCTAAAGATTTAAAAAGATACAATGAAATAGATGCACAAAGAGGATATAGTTCTAGCATCAAAGTAGATGGTGTTAGTTATGAGTTATCTATGAGAGATGGTATAAGTGTAGTACTTAATGATACTAAACTACTTCAAGAAAAAGAAGTGATAATACTAAGTGTAGAGTATCAAGGATTCTTTCCTAATGCATTAGATGAATACAAAGAAGATGATAAAGATAAAACACAATACTTTGTACAATTTAGCTCTATTGTAAAAGACCATATATATAGACCATATAAAACTATTACTAAACCAAGAATAAGTAGTGTACAAACAGCTATAGTATCCAAAGGGGATAATAATACTAAAGATAGTGCAAATGAGATAGATGTCAATCATCTTGGTGAAATAAGAGTTATAATGCACTTTGATTATAATAGACCAACAAGCTGTTATATTCCACTAAGTAATATCTATAGTGGAGACAATTATGGAGCAAGGTTTCTTCCTAGAGTTAATTCTGAAGTAATAGTAAGTTATATCAATGGTGACATAGATAGACCTATTATAATAGGAAGTTTACACAATGGTGAAAATAAAATACCCTATCCTCTTCCCCAAACTAAAACTCAAAGCTATATAAAAACACAAACTACTCCACAATATCAAGACAAAGAAGGATACAACGAAATACTATTTGAAGATAAACCAAATAATGAACAACTTAACCTAAGAGCACAAAAAGACCATAGCGTACTAGTACTCAATAACTCTAACGAAACAATACAAAACAATAAAACAAAGTTTGTTCAAAATAATGAAAAAAACACAATAAAAGGAAACCAAACAACCCATATACATAAAAACAAATCTGAAACTATCAATATAGCTAGTGACCTTACCATTGGAGCAGGATATCAAGTGAGTGTAGGTGCTGGGAAGAATGAGAGTGTTGGGGGGAGTTCTACGGAGCAGGTGGGTGTAATAAAACATACTACAGTTGGACAAAGATATGAGATAAAAGTAGGAAATAGTAGTATTGTTATGACTAGTGATGGGAAGATAATCATACAGGGTTCACAAGTAGCAGTAATAGGCAGTAAACATGTGGAAATCAAAAGTGAACTAGTGGATATAAACTAA
- a CDS encoding MalY/PatB family protein yields MANFDKLKNRNNTNCVKYDGAKRYFQSEITHPLWVADMDFEIPKFLQKKIKKKCEFGIFGYEEIGDQFYRSIIFWQKVQNNIELKKHNILFSSSVVASLSACVKAFSNIGDEVIVFSPVYYPFFSVIEENKRVVNNQELLYSGSEYTIDFDNLRKTITRKTKLILFCSPHNPIGKIWSEDELMQLADIAVENGMKIVSDEIHCDIVFDKFTSLAKYHNLKEHLIVLNSPSKTFNLAGLSTSYVFSYNFDILRAFKNEISKMHCNHLNSFSNIAIQSYCNQGKEWLDSFLYYIQKNKNFVIEFLKENNSKIKVVDSNATYLLWLDFKALNLTQNEINQRLLNAKIGLNNGESFGKGGTGFMRLNIGTQNKNLRKVLKKLIKLF; encoded by the coding sequence ATGGCAAATTTCGATAAATTAAAAAATAGAAACAATACAAATTGTGTAAAATATGATGGTGCAAAAAGGTATTTTCAATCTGAAATTACCCATCCATTATGGGTTGCTGATATGGATTTTGAAATCCCAAAATTTCTACAAAAAAAGATTAAAAAAAAATGTGAATTTGGAATCTTTGGCTATGAAGAAATTGGTGATCAGTTTTACAGAAGTATAATTTTTTGGCAAAAAGTTCAAAATAATATTGAATTAAAAAAACATAATATTCTTTTTAGTTCATCTGTAGTAGCTAGTTTAAGTGCATGTGTAAAAGCATTTAGTAATATTGGAGATGAAGTTATTGTTTTTTCACCTGTGTATTACCCTTTTTTTAGTGTTATTGAAGAGAATAAAAGAGTAGTAAATAATCAAGAATTACTATATAGTGGTAGTGAATATACTATTGATTTTGATAATTTAAGAAAAACTATTACTAGAAAAACTAAGCTTATACTATTTTGTTCACCACATAATCCAATAGGAAAGATTTGGTCAGAAGATGAGTTAATGCAGTTAGCTGATATCGCTGTAGAAAATGGTATGAAAATTGTAAGTGATGAGATACATTGTGATATAGTTTTTGATAAGTTTACATCTTTAGCTAAGTATCATAATCTAAAAGAGCATTTAATAGTACTTAATTCACCTTCAAAAACTTTTAATTTAGCTGGTTTAAGTACCTCATATGTATTTAGTTATAATTTTGATATTTTAAGAGCTTTTAAAAATGAAATATCAAAAATGCACTGTAATCATTTAAACAGTTTTTCAAATATTGCAATACAAAGTTATTGTAATCAAGGCAAAGAATGGTTAGATAGTTTTTTGTATTATATTCAAAAAAATAAAAATTTTGTAATTGAGTTTTTAAAAGAAAATAATTCAAAAATTAAAGTTGTAGATTCTAATGCAACTTATTTATTATGGCTTGATTTTAAAGCCTTAAACCTTACGCAAAATGAAATAAATCAACGATTATTAAATGCAAAGATTGGACTTAATAATGGTGAAAGTTTTGGTAAAGGTGGTACTGGTTTTATGAGATTAAATATTGGTACACAAAATAAAAACTTAAGAAAAGTATTAAAAAAACTTATAAAACTATTTTGA
- the ruvA gene encoding Holliday junction branch migration protein RuvA, translating to MIVGLKGIIEKKEPTKLHIDVNGIVYEVFVSLTCSGAITDSKIKLFTTHIIREDSQSLYGFLDVNEKKLFDTLIKINGVGPKVALAICSTFSPSSFAQILITKDVNLLKTVPGIGPKGASRILVELSGMSLDIQGSENSIIDNSKNEASLALESLGFKKDIITKVLSTCSSVTTSDLVREALKKLQK from the coding sequence ATGATAGTAGGTTTAAAAGGTATTATAGAAAAAAAAGAGCCAACAAAGCTTCATATTGATGTAAATGGTATTGTTTATGAGGTTTTTGTATCTTTAACTTGTAGTGGTGCTATAACAGATAGCAAGATTAAGCTTTTTACTACTCACATAATAAGAGAAGATAGTCAATCATTATATGGTTTTTTAGATGTAAATGAAAAAAAACTTTTTGATACACTTATCAAAATCAACGGGGTTGGACCAAAAGTTGCACTTGCAATTTGTTCAACATTTTCACCAAGTAGTTTTGCCCAAATATTAATCACAAAAGATGTAAATTTATTAAAAACTGTTCCAGGTATTGGTCCTAAAGGGGCAAGTAGAATATTGGTTGAATTAAGTGGAATGAGTTTAGATATCCAAGGAAGTGAAAATAGTATTATTGATAATAGTAAAAATGAAGCTTCTTTAGCATTAGAGTCTTTAGGGTTTAAAAAAGATATTATTACAAAAGTTTTATCAACATGTTCGAGTGTAACTACAAGTGATCTTGTTAGAGAAGCATTAAAAAAGTTACAAAAATAG
- a CDS encoding alpha/beta fold hydrolase, which yields MAIKEVLYNNNKFQISYELANLDCSCDIVFLHGWGSNKELMQSAFGNTLSHYRHIYIDMPGFGRSSNDLILHTVDYANIIREFLNIIGSQPSVIVGHSFGGKVATLLNPKNLVLLSTAGIVEKKPLKIKVKICLTKILNLLGFKEFTKIFRTKDAQNLPQNMYETLKNVVNEDFSGEFEKFENTALIFWGKEDKATSLESGKKIAKLIKNSNFHILNGDHYFFLKHSKFITGIIDGLD from the coding sequence ATGGCAATTAAAGAAGTACTTTACAATAACAATAAGTTTCAAATATCGTATGAATTAGCAAATCTTGATTGTTCATGTGATATTGTGTTTTTACACGGTTGGGGAAGTAATAAAGAATTAATGCAAAGTGCTTTTGGAAACACTTTGAGTCATTATAGACATATATATATAGATATGCCAGGATTTGGTAGAAGTAGTAATGATTTAATTTTACATACAGTTGATTATGCAAATATTATTAGAGAGTTTTTAAACATAATAGGTTCACAACCATCTGTAATAGTAGGGCACTCTTTTGGAGGTAAGGTTGCTACTTTATTAAATCCAAAAAATTTAGTTTTATTAAGTACTGCAGGAATAGTAGAAAAAAAACCTTTAAAAATTAAAGTAAAAATATGTCTCACTAAAATATTAAATTTACTTGGATTCAAAGAGTTTACCAAAATTTTTAGAACTAAAGATGCTCAAAATTTGCCACAAAATATGTATGAGACATTGAAAAATGTAGTAAATGAGGACTTTAGTGGTGAATTTGAAAAGTTTGAAAATACCGCACTCATTTTTTGGGGAAAAGAAGATAAAGCAACAAGCTTAGAAAGTGGAAAGAAAATAGCTAAGCTTATTAAAAACTCTAATTTTCATATACTTAATGGTGATCACTATTTTTTCTTAAAGCATAGTAAATTTATAACAGGAATTATTGATGGATTGGATTGA
- a CDS encoding methyltransferase domain-containing protein, with protein MELPNSYWDKLASRYPRYTDESIQSDARFIFGVAEDFGVDFEGKNILDIGCGTGTLAIPLASRASKITALDLSKPMLDIFEYDKETLNLEDKIDIFHTSWDDFIIKDKYDISLASMTPAVSSQEQISKFINSTLTYGIFVGWGDFKNNDIIDELLKKHNTLKNKTFGQTQRFTDYLKAVNIKHDVKYFQTSWSDSYIFEDALDYAISHLERFGVEPDVKVVENILLAKIKDNKIKFTTNAQKGVVVFKI; from the coding sequence ATGGAACTTCCAAATAGTTATTGGGACAAATTAGCTTCAAGATACCCTAGATATACAGATGAGTCTATACAAAGTGATGCTAGGTTTATTTTTGGTGTGGCTGAGGATTTTGGTGTTGATTTTGAGGGTAAGAATATACTTGATATTGGGTGTGGAACTGGAACTTTAGCTATCCCTTTGGCATCAAGAGCATCCAAAATAACTGCTTTGGATTTATCAAAACCTATGTTGGATATTTTTGAATATGACAAGGAAACTCTTAATTTAGAAGATAAAATTGATATTTTTCATACAAGTTGGGATGATTTTATCATAAAAGATAAATATGATATTTCTTTAGCTTCCATGACACCAGCTGTATCTTCGCAAGAACAAATAAGTAAGTTTATAAATTCAACTTTAACATATGGTATTTTTGTTGGTTGGGGTGATTTTAAGAACAATGATATTATAGATGAATTACTTAAAAAACATAATACTTTAAAAAATAAAACTTTTGGTCAGACACAAAGATTTACTGATTATTTAAAAGCTGTAAATATTAAACATGATGTAAAATATTTTCAAACATCATGGAGTGATAGTTATATATTTGAGGATGCATTAGACTATGCAATTTCTCACCTTGAAAGATTTGGTGTAGAGCCAGATGTAAAAGTAGTAGAAAATATTTTACTAGCTAAAATTAAAGATAATAAAATAAAATTTACTACAAATGCCCAAAAAGGTGTTGTTGTATTTAAAATCTAA
- the ovoA gene encoding 5-histidylcysteine sulfoxide synthase, whose amino-acid sequence MLKKYLTKNISLYGTDIEVKRDEIKEYFLRTYELYEKLYDIFVDNSVYYTQPEPLRHKLIFYFGHTATFYINKLIIGRYIQNRVNPTYESIFAIGVDEMSWDDLNNSNYNWPDVNEVKEYRTKVKQVVLEYIENCDFTLPINWDSPMWVILMGIEHERIHLETSSVLHRQLDIKYVKKSEIFKEYIEYKNAPINELLFVKGSLVRLGRDKKSDFYGWDNEYGSYMHEVEDFKASKYLVSNQEFMDFVLDGGYENDEYWSDEGLRWRDYKQVKHPHFWVQDGNNYKYRTMTQIVDMPWSYPVEVNFLEAEAFCKYLSKKTNKNIILPSEAQWHRLSEYCGLEYNKDYSLQGIANINLEYNCSSVSVDKFAHGDFFDVIGNVWQWTTTPIDQFTGFEVHPLYDDFSVPTFDTRHNIIKGGSWISTGNEVLLSSRYAFRRHFFQHAGFRYIEVEQLILNAHEIEQGAFVLEEQKFYDEVFLKLNEVVNLDTIKNVLNIGCFYGGLVFDIHKANKNIAITGIDFTARNIMIAQKNLDTFRYENIEFWQGDSCNLKKHFSGYDLIILTNSFNEIYSLDHMIDDLILKLNPNGKLVFAFKSEFDQELVQKYINERNIESYIWQISIN is encoded by the coding sequence ATGTTAAAAAAATATCTTACAAAAAATATTTCACTTTATGGTACTGATATAGAAGTTAAAAGAGATGAAATAAAAGAGTACTTTTTAAGAACATATGAATTATATGAAAAGCTTTATGATATATTTGTAGATAATAGTGTTTATTACACTCAACCTGAGCCACTTAGACACAAACTAATATTTTATTTTGGGCATACGGCAACTTTTTATATTAATAAATTAATAATAGGTAGATATATACAAAATAGGGTAAATCCAACTTATGAGTCAATTTTTGCAATAGGTGTTGATGAAATGAGTTGGGATGACTTGAATAACTCAAATTATAATTGGCCTGATGTTAATGAAGTTAAAGAATATAGAACTAAAGTTAAACAAGTAGTATTAGAATATATTGAAAATTGTGATTTTACACTTCCTATTAATTGGGATAGTCCTATGTGGGTTATTTTGATGGGTATAGAACATGAACGAATACACCTTGAAACATCTTCAGTTCTTCATCGACAACTTGATATCAAGTATGTCAAAAAAAGTGAAATATTTAAAGAATATATTGAGTATAAAAATGCTCCTATTAATGAACTTCTTTTTGTAAAAGGTTCGTTAGTGCGATTGGGTAGAGATAAAAAGAGTGATTTTTATGGCTGGGATAATGAGTATGGCTCGTATATGCATGAAGTTGAAGACTTTAAAGCTTCTAAATATTTAGTGAGTAATCAAGAATTTATGGATTTTGTACTTGATGGTGGTTATGAAAATGATGAATATTGGAGTGATGAAGGGCTTAGATGGAGAGATTATAAACAAGTTAAACATCCACACTTTTGGGTACAAGATGGTAATAATTATAAATACAGAACTATGACACAAATAGTGGATATGCCATGGTCTTATCCAGTCGAAGTGAATTTTTTAGAAGCAGAGGCTTTTTGTAAATATTTAAGTAAAAAAACAAATAAAAATATAATATTACCAAGTGAAGCACAATGGCATAGATTGTCTGAATATTGTGGTTTAGAGTATAACAAAGATTACTCATTACAAGGTATTGCAAATATAAATTTAGAATATAATTGTTCAAGTGTAAGTGTCGATAAATTTGCTCATGGAGATTTTTTTGATGTAATAGGAAATGTTTGGCAATGGACTACAACACCTATAGATCAATTTACTGGCTTTGAAGTTCATCCTTTATATGATGATTTTTCAGTGCCAACTTTTGACACTAGACACAATATAATAAAAGGTGGTTCTTGGATAAGTACTGGGAATGAAGTACTATTAAGCTCAAGATATGCATTTAGAAGACACTTCTTTCAACACGCTGGATTTAGGTATATTGAGGTAGAACAATTGATTCTTAATGCACATGAAATAGAACAAGGTGCATTTGTCTTAGAAGAACAAAAATTTTATGATGAAGTATTTTTAAAGCTTAATGAAGTTGTAAATTTAGATACAATTAAAAATGTTTTAAATATAGGATGTTTTTATGGAGGTTTGGTTTTTGATATTCATAAGGCAAATAAAAATATAGCTATTACAGGGATAGATTTTACAGCAAGAAATATAATGATTGCACAAAAAAACTTAGATACTTTTAGATATGAAAATATTGAGTTTTGGCAGGGTGATAGTTGTAATTTAAAAAAACATTTTAGTGGCTATGATTTAATTATACTTACAAATAGTTTTAATGAGATATATTCTCTTGATCATATGATTGATGATTTAATATTGAAATTAAATCCAAATGGAAAGTTAGTCTTTGCATTTAAGTCAGAGTTTGACCAAGAATTAGTACAAAAATATATCAATGAAAGAAATATTGAAAGTTATATATGGCAAATTTCGATAAATTAA
- a CDS encoding Mur ligase family protein, producing MDIFQIFTYFILVLSLGWYLITNLQWYNYQIERVILKHHKPHWHILYFATPFVLYYLLDFTYFAIYFYLLYLTSFVLWNKRLDRPLVLTKRVLRFLAILFVVTICLIVLCLATQGCSNHGVVLPLILTYIISFALEKVMFLSFKDKAKKRLQTFKDTKIVAITASFGKTSIKNYLNQVLSKKYITYMTPRSVNTMAGILKDVNDDLPLDTQVYIAEAGARAKGDIDEITRFLEPQIAVIGSVGEQHIEYFKTLDNIIYTKMELLNSPRLQVGFVHESVPILDYPNIRKFPDSLHITMSNLDGIWFDLEVGGNIEHFYAPILGSFNAINLTAVILVAYELGMSIDEIKLSLSELKPVSHRLELIKAGGKIILDDSFNGNLDGMLEGVNLASTHNGRKVIVTPGIVESTEAANIVLAKAIEKVFDLIIITGDLNKKIFEKEIKAKQVIFLKNKKELESTLAEYTHIGDLILFANDAPNFI from the coding sequence ATTGATATTTTTCAAATATTCACATATTTTATTTTGGTACTAAGTCTTGGTTGGTATTTAATTACAAATTTACAGTGGTATAATTACCAAATAGAAAGAGTAATTTTAAAACATCATAAACCACATTGGCATATATTATATTTTGCTACCCCTTTTGTACTTTATTATTTGCTTGATTTTACTTATTTTGCAATATATTTTTATTTATTGTACTTAACAAGTTTTGTATTATGGAATAAAAGATTAGATAGACCCTTAGTTTTGACAAAGAGGGTATTGAGATTTTTAGCTATTTTGTTTGTTGTTACTATTTGTTTAATAGTTTTATGTCTTGCAACTCAAGGATGTTCTAATCATGGAGTTGTATTGCCACTTATTTTAACTTATATTATATCTTTTGCTTTGGAAAAAGTGATGTTTTTATCATTTAAAGATAAAGCAAAAAAAAGGCTACAAACATTTAAAGATACTAAAATTGTTGCAATTACAGCTTCATTTGGTAAAACATCAATCAAAAACTATCTTAACCAAGTATTGAGTAAGAAATATATTACTTATATGACACCAAGAAGTGTAAATACTATGGCTGGAATACTAAAAGATGTAAATGATGATTTACCATTAGACACGCAAGTATATATTGCTGAAGCTGGAGCAAGGGCAAAAGGTGATATTGATGAAATCACAAGATTTTTAGAGCCTCAAATAGCCGTAATTGGAAGTGTTGGAGAGCAACATATTGAGTATTTTAAAACACTTGATAATATTATATATACTAAAATGGAATTGTTAAATTCACCAAGATTACAAGTTGGATTTGTTCATGAATCTGTACCAATATTAGATTACCCAAATATTAGAAAATTTCCTGATAGTCTACATATTACGATGAGTAATCTTGATGGTATATGGTTTGATTTAGAAGTTGGTGGTAATATAGAGCATTTTTATGCACCAATTTTAGGAAGTTTTAATGCTATTAATCTTACAGCTGTAATATTAGTTGCATATGAGCTTGGAATGAGTATAGATGAAATAAAACTTTCGCTTAGTGAGCTTAAGCCAGTTTCTCATAGATTAGAGTTAATAAAAGCTGGTGGAAAGATAATACTTGATGACTCTTTCAATGGCAATCTTGATGGGATGCTAGAAGGGGTAAATCTAGCTTCAACTCATAATGGAAGAAAAGTAATAGTAACTCCAGGGATTGTAGAATCAACTGAAGCTGCAAATATTGTATTAGCCAAAGCAATAGAAAAAGTTTTTGATTTGATTATTATAACAGGTGATCTAAATAAAAAGATTTTTGAAAAAGAAATAAAAGCAAAACAGGTAATTTTTTTGAAAAATAAAAAAGAGCTTGAGTCAACTTTAGCTGAGTATACACATATTGGTGATTTGATTTTGTTTGCAAATGATGCACCGAATTTCATTTAG
- a CDS encoding D-alanine--D-alanine ligase has protein sequence MNKIAVFFGGMSYEHEISIVSAIAMKKVIKKELIFIFVDQNREFFLIPNDKMKSTLFSTASYKKEQKLEISNNGFYKRGLFGTTKIDFDLALNLIHGGDGEDGVVASLFNFFDIPFIGPRTQACVLSFDKYITKMFANEIGVKTVEFTKIDKNNREIKGIDFPMIIKPCRLGSSIGVSVVKDVKELEYALDVAFEFDNDVIVEPFINGVKEYNLAGTMTQSGLAFSIIEEPQKKEFLDFEKKYLDFGRSEQVSSADLGDELINSLKENFAKIYNPFFCGAIIRCDFFVIDDEVYLNEINPIPGSMANYLFEDFNSVISSIKLPVNKKIKINYEYVNKIKSAKGKL, from the coding sequence ATGAATAAGATAGCAGTATTTTTTGGTGGAATGAGTTATGAGCATGAGATTAGCATAGTTAGTGCTATTGCTATGAAAAAAGTTATAAAAAAAGAGTTAATATTTATTTTTGTTGATCAAAACAGAGAGTTTTTCTTGATACCAAATGATAAAATGAAATCTACTTTATTTAGTACAGCTAGCTATAAAAAAGAGCAAAAACTGGAAATATCAAACAACGGTTTTTATAAAAGAGGATTATTTGGAACTACAAAAATAGATTTTGATTTAGCCCTTAATCTTATCCATGGTGGAGATGGCGAAGATGGTGTTGTAGCATCACTTTTTAACTTTTTTGATATCCCTTTTATTGGACCAAGGACACAAGCTTGTGTATTAAGCTTTGACAAATATATAACTAAAATGTTTGCCAATGAAATTGGGGTGAAAACTGTAGAATTTACAAAAATAGATAAGAACAACCGTGAAATAAAAGGGATAGATTTCCCTATGATTATAAAGCCTTGTAGACTTGGGAGTTCTATTGGGGTGAGTGTAGTAAAAGATGTAAAAGAGCTTGAATATGCACTAGATGTGGCATTTGAATTTGATAATGATGTAATAGTTGAGCCTTTTATCAATGGTGTAAAAGAATATAATCTTGCTGGTACAATGACACAAAGTGGTCTTGCTTTTTCTATTATTGAAGAGCCTCAAAAAAAAGAGTTTTTGGATTTTGAAAAAAAATATCTTGATTTTGGAAGAAGTGAACAAGTTAGTAGTGCTGATTTAGGGGATGAACTTATCAATAGCTTGAAAGAGAATTTTGCAAAAATATATAATCCATTTTTTTGTGGTGCAATAATTAGATGTGATTTTTTTGTTATCGATGATGAAGTGTATCTAAATGAAATCAATCCAATTCCAGGAAGTATGGCAAATTATCTTTTTGAAGATTTTAATAGTGTGATTTCAAGTATAAAGTTACCTGTAAATAAAAAAATAAAAATAAACTATGAGTATGTAAATAAAATTAAATCAGCAAAAGGTAAATTGTAA